A stretch of the Lytechinus variegatus isolate NC3 chromosome 5, Lvar_3.0, whole genome shotgun sequence genome encodes the following:
- the LOC121416131 gene encoding uncharacterized protein LOC121416131: MANSFRGEGVALSRIFMQCEKDRPKIVTDFGCSLKSSDGEHSLIEVDWSGLAWKAGFRNRDVIEAVDATSFKMNGAGHCSVLEYLREAGRTCNMLVRRGTADDEGVQTYSWIGFRLKTKRGEPVVRKKVKRSVGTNIDDAERVHKRLPNWALRTSAPTFRFQYANTQQIRLVSGQGTNNDRFLGFFVCPSASEPKFTTNDFVLNMHTYIEVGDSISGTVAAFSSVPQQNRNMRNRHTGCFNGSVSDDDDDERENGQEACLSGGTRGPMMLPDFPSWMTNNERIILGNHRMFLWTLNNNQTGLLSTLSNSDSDKLYVSNKDDRPQLGTRKDELSVVLVTSPSSSIYILTSITK, from the exons ATGGCGAATTCTTTTCGTGGTGAAGGAGTTGCTTTGAGTCGTATTTTCATGCAGTGTGAAAAGGATCGTCCAAAGATTGTGACTGATTTTGGGTGTTCTCTCAAGAGTTCCGATGGTGAACATTCATTGATTGAGGTAGATTGGTCTGGACTGGCTTGGAAGGCTGGATTCAG AAACCGTGACGTTATCGAGGCAGTGGATGCAActagcttcaaaatgaatggtGCTGGACATTGTTCTGTTCTGGAATATTTACGAGAGGCTGGACGAACCTGCAACATG CTCGTTAGACGTGGTACAGCTGACGACGAAGGTGTACAGACCTATTCATGGATAGGGTTCcgtttgaaaacaaaaagag GGGAACCGGTTGTTCGCAAAAAGGTAAAGCGAAGCGTCGGAACCAACATCGACGATGCTGAGCGAGTTCACAAAAGATTGCCAAACTGGGCTCTTCGAACCTCGGCACCCACTTTCAGGTTTCAGTATGCCAACACTCAACAGATCCGGCTGGTTTCTGGGCAGGGTACCAACAATGATCGCTTCCTTGGCTTCTTCGTATGTCCATCGGCTTCAGAACCAAAATTCACCACAAATGATT tTGTCTTAAACATGCATACTTACATAGAGGTTGGCGACTCAATTTCGGGTACGGTAGCTGCTTTCTCCTCCGTACCCCAGCAAAACCGAAACATGCGAAATAGACATACTGGTTGCTTTAATGGATCAGTCagtgacgatgacgatgatgagcGTGAGAATGGACAAGAAGCATGCTTGTCTGGTGGTACGAGAGGGCCAATGATGTTGCCA GATTTCCCATCTTGGATGACCAACAATGAGCGAATTATCCTTGGAAACCACCGAATGTTCTTATGGACCCTGAATAATAACCAGACAGGCTTACTGTCGACTCTCAGCAACTCGGATAGCGACA AGTTGTACGTGTCTAATAAGGATGACAGACCACAACTGGGAACAAGGAAAGATGAGCTATCAGTCGTGTTGGTgacgtcaccatcatcatccatctATATCCTAACCTCGATAACTAAATGA